A window of ANME-2 cluster archaeon genomic DNA:
CACCTAGAAATTGACGGTATAGAGGGTTTTTTCGTTCGTAAAGTTACAAAATTCGGAAACAGTGCCAAAGTTGATTGTCCAAAGGAGTATCTTGGCCGTACGGTTTATCTGGTAATAATATGACAATTGCTCCCGCTAGAGCTTTTAGAACTC
This region includes:
- a CDS encoding DUF2080 family transposase-associated protein, which translates into the protein MRKVEIQPHTHLEIDGIEGFFVRKVTKFGNSAKVDCPKEYLGRTVYLVII